A single region of the Prevotella sp. HUN102 genome encodes:
- a CDS encoding non-canonical purine NTP diphosphatase has protein sequence MKIVFATNNGHKLTEIKEILGGDFEIVSLKDIGCDVDIPETADTLEGNARIKSRYIYDNYGLNCFADDTGLEVEALNGEPGVHSARYDETTDHDSEANMAKLLRKLAGNPNRKACFRTVVSLIIDGTEHQFEGRVDGSIAMEKSGSEGFGYDPVFVPEGYDKSFAELGEEIKNRISHRARAVKQLAAFLNQ, from the coding sequence ATGAAAATAGTTTTTGCAACAAACAACGGCCATAAGCTGACCGAGATAAAGGAAATACTGGGCGGCGATTTCGAGATTGTATCGCTGAAGGATATCGGCTGTGATGTGGATATTCCCGAAACGGCTGATACGCTGGAAGGAAATGCACGTATCAAGTCGAGATATATCTATGATAACTACGGACTTAATTGCTTTGCCGACGATACTGGGCTTGAGGTTGAGGCTCTGAATGGCGAGCCGGGCGTGCATTCGGCACGCTACGACGAGACCACCGATCACGACAGCGAGGCGAATATGGCGAAACTGCTGCGCAAGTTAGCCGGCAATCCGAACCGGAAAGCGTGTTTCCGCACCGTTGTTTCCCTGATAATTGACGGCACGGAGCATCAGTTTGAGGGTAGGGTAGACGGCAGTATCGCGATGGAGAAGTCGGGTTCTGAAGGTTTCGGCTATGATCCTGTCTTTGTTCCGGAGGGCTATGATAAAAGTTTTGCCGAGCTTGGAGAGGAAATCAAGAACCGGATTTCGCACAGGGCAAGGGCCGTGAAGCAGCTTGCAGCCTTTTTGAATCAGTAG
- a CDS encoding leucine--tRNA ligase, producing the protein MEYNFTDIEKKWQQRWVEQKTYKVVEDGNRKKFYVLNMFPYPSGAGLHVGHPLGYIASDIYARYKRLQGFNVLNPMGYDAYGLPAEQYAIQTGQHPAITTEQNIARYREQLDKIGFCFDWDREVRTCDPKYYHWTQWAFQKMFNSYYDFNLQKTQPIENLVRHFEEQGTLELNVAQGEEKMFSARDWMSMNEKEQQQVLMNYRIAYLGETMVNWCPGLGTVLANDEVVDGVSERGGYPVIQQKMKQWCLRVSAYAQRMLDGLETVDWSDSIKETQRNWIGRSEGTEVEFKSLTPNPSSEGKGDAEYTEGHFTIFTTRADTMFGVTFMVLAPESELVETLTSAAQKAEVEEYLAYVKKRTELDRMSDRKVTGVFSGSYAVNPFTGAQIPVWISEYVLSGYGTGAIMAVPAHDSRDYAFAKHFNLPIIPLIEGADVSEESFDAKEGIVINSPVNPVEGGFSLNGLTVKEAIAATKKYVTEQGLGRVKVNYRLRDAIFSRQRYWGEPFPVYYKDGMPYMVPEECLPLELPEIDKYEPTETGEPPLGRAKVWAWDEANRKLVDKSLVDNETIFPVELNTMPGFAGSSAYYLRYMDPRNEETLVGKEANEYWQNVDLYVGGTEHATGHLIYSRFWNKFLHDYNVSCKEEPYGKLVNQGMIQGRSNFVYRVNSDDHSEAPVFVSLGQKDKYATTPIHVDVNIVHADVLDIDAFKAWRPEYNNAEFIFEDGTKSTDSANASQPAANIYKCGWAVEKMSKSMFNVVNPDVIVEQYGADTLRLYEMFLGPVEASKPWDTNGIDGCFRFLKKFWKLYQQELNDDEPSKESLKSVHKLIKKVSGDIEQFSYNTSISAFMICVNELGQQKCSNRALLKDMLVLIAPFAPHIAEELWEAMGETTSVCDAQWPSWNEAYLTESEVQLTVSFNGKARFQMTFPADATSEEIEKAALADERSVKYVEGKTIVKVIVVPKKIINIVCK; encoded by the coding sequence ATGGAATACAACTTCACTGACATTGAGAAGAAATGGCAACAGAGATGGGTTGAGCAGAAGACCTACAAGGTTGTTGAGGACGGGAACAGAAAGAAGTTCTATGTGCTCAATATGTTTCCTTACCCGTCGGGTGCAGGCTTGCACGTCGGTCATCCACTCGGCTATATTGCCAGCGACATCTATGCACGTTACAAGCGTCTGCAAGGCTTCAACGTACTGAATCCTATGGGTTATGATGCCTATGGACTGCCTGCCGAGCAATATGCCATACAGACCGGTCAGCATCCGGCGATTACAACGGAGCAGAACATTGCCCGTTATCGCGAGCAGCTGGATAAGATTGGTTTTTGCTTTGATTGGGACCGTGAAGTGCGCACTTGCGATCCGAAATATTATCACTGGACGCAATGGGCATTCCAGAAGATGTTCAACTCATACTATGACTTCAATCTCCAGAAAACGCAGCCGATAGAAAACCTTGTGCGCCACTTTGAGGAACAGGGCACGTTGGAGCTGAACGTGGCACAGGGCGAAGAGAAGATGTTCTCTGCACGCGACTGGATGAGTATGAACGAGAAAGAGCAACAGCAGGTGCTGATGAACTACCGTATTGCCTATCTCGGCGAAACGATGGTAAACTGGTGTCCGGGCTTGGGAACGGTATTGGCAAACGATGAAGTGGTCGATGGTGTGAGCGAGCGAGGCGGCTATCCTGTTATTCAGCAGAAGATGAAGCAGTGGTGTCTGCGCGTATCTGCCTATGCACAGCGTATGCTCGACGGCTTGGAAACGGTGGACTGGTCCGACTCTATCAAGGAAACACAGCGCAATTGGATTGGCCGTTCAGAGGGTACTGAAGTCGAGTTTAAAAGTCTTACCCCGAATCCGTCATCGGAAGGGAAAGGCGACGCAGAATATACCGAAGGACATTTCACTATCTTCACAACGAGAGCAGACACGATGTTCGGCGTAACGTTTATGGTGCTGGCTCCTGAAAGCGAGTTGGTGGAAACGCTTACGAGTGCCGCACAGAAAGCTGAAGTGGAAGAATACTTGGCTTACGTGAAGAAACGCACCGAACTGGACCGTATGAGCGACCGAAAGGTAACGGGCGTGTTCTCGGGTTCTTATGCCGTGAATCCGTTCACGGGCGCACAAATACCGGTTTGGATTTCAGAGTATGTGCTTTCAGGTTATGGTACCGGCGCTATTATGGCAGTTCCCGCACACGACAGCCGCGACTATGCTTTCGCAAAACACTTCAATCTCCCTATCATTCCGTTGATAGAGGGTGCCGATGTGTCGGAAGAGAGCTTCGATGCTAAGGAGGGAATCGTAATCAACAGTCCGGTAAATCCGGTTGAAGGTGGTTTCTCTCTGAACGGACTGACCGTGAAGGAAGCCATCGCTGCTACGAAGAAATATGTTACGGAGCAGGGGCTCGGCCGTGTGAAAGTAAACTATCGTTTGCGTGATGCCATCTTCTCCCGTCAGCGTTATTGGGGCGAACCGTTCCCTGTTTACTACAAGGATGGTATGCCTTATATGGTGCCTGAAGAGTGCTTGCCGCTGGAATTGCCAGAGATAGACAAGTATGAACCTACCGAAACAGGCGAGCCTCCATTGGGGCGTGCTAAGGTTTGGGCTTGGGATGAGGCAAACAGGAAGCTCGTAGACAAGAGTCTTGTAGACAATGAGACGATTTTCCCCGTCGAACTCAACACGATGCCGGGCTTTGCCGGCAGTTCGGCTTACTATCTCCGCTATATGGATCCGCGGAATGAGGAAACGTTGGTGGGTAAGGAAGCAAACGAATACTGGCAGAACGTGGACCTTTATGTGGGAGGAACGGAGCACGCAACGGGTCATTTGATTTACAGCCGCTTCTGGAACAAGTTCCTGCACGACTATAATGTCTCCTGCAAGGAAGAACCATACGGGAAGTTGGTAAATCAGGGAATGATTCAGGGTCGTTCAAACTTCGTGTATCGTGTGAACAGCGACGACCATTCCGAGGCTCCGGTGTTCGTAAGTCTCGGGCAGAAGGACAAGTATGCAACAACTCCGATACACGTGGATGTGAACATAGTGCACGCCGACGTGCTGGATATAGACGCTTTCAAGGCGTGGCGTCCTGAATACAACAACGCTGAATTTATCTTTGAAGACGGAACGAAATCAACGGATTCAGCCAATGCCAGTCAGCCGGCAGCTAATATTTATAAGTGTGGTTGGGCTGTGGAGAAGATGTCGAAGTCAATGTTCAACGTCGTTAATCCAGATGTTATCGTAGAGCAGTATGGTGCTGACACCCTTCGCTTGTACGAAATGTTCCTCGGTCCTGTCGAGGCAAGCAAGCCTTGGGACACGAACGGCATTGACGGCTGTTTCCGTTTCCTGAAGAAGTTCTGGAAACTTTATCAGCAGGAACTGAACGATGATGAGCCGTCGAAGGAATCTCTGAAGAGCGTTCACAAGCTCATCAAGAAGGTTTCGGGCGACATTGAGCAATTCTCATACAATACTTCCATATCGGCGTTTATGATCTGTGTGAACGAACTCGGTCAGCAGAAATGCAGCAACCGTGCTCTCCTGAAGGATATGCTCGTTCTCATTGCGCCATTTGCGCCCCATATTGCCGAAGAGCTATGGGAGGCTATGGGCGAGACAACTTCTGTTTGCGATGCGCAGTGGCCTTCGTGGAACGAGGCTTACCTGACGGAAAGCGAGGTTCAGCTCACGGTTTCGTTCAACGGCAAGGCGCGTTTCCAGATGACTTTCCCGGCAGATGCCACAAGCGAGGAGATAGAAAAGGCAGCTTTGGCAGACGAACGGAGTGTGAAGTATGTTGAGGGAAAGACCATCGTGAAGGTGATTGTCGTTCCGAAGAAAATCATCAACATCGTTTGCAAGTAA
- a CDS encoding glycosyltransferase family 2 protein → MKSISVLLPTYNCDCVALVTELQRQCVAEGIDFEIIVADDASPVKAYIKQNECIERLEGVRYIRRTKNVGRSAIRNFLISQGSKEWLLFIDGDLALDKRDFIKSYLEAEGEVIVGGITITDDDEEWGRNLRYRYEKRYEQSHNAALRQRKATQNFRTTNFLAHRDVMAKCPFDESFTEYGYEDVLLGKSFARQRVRLSHTDNPILLASFEPNDEFLDKTEESLRTLSKFKRELEGYSNLLNVVQKIRRYHCIRLLNLFYSLFNKSIKQRLKSNKPSVFLFNTYKLMYFVHYDSQKL, encoded by the coding sequence ATGAAGTCAATATCTGTTCTTTTACCCACCTATAATTGTGATTGCGTTGCCTTGGTTACGGAATTGCAGCGTCAATGTGTGGCAGAAGGGATAGATTTTGAGATAATAGTGGCTGACGACGCTTCGCCAGTCAAAGCGTATATCAAGCAGAATGAATGTATTGAAAGGCTTGAAGGAGTGCGATACATACGGCGAACGAAGAATGTAGGGCGTTCGGCCATCCGTAATTTCCTGATTTCCCAAGGCTCAAAGGAATGGCTGCTCTTTATCGACGGCGATCTTGCGCTGGATAAACGGGACTTTATCAAGTCTTATCTGGAGGCGGAAGGAGAAGTGATTGTGGGGGGAATTACCATCACGGACGATGATGAGGAGTGGGGAAGAAACCTCCGTTATCGCTATGAAAAGCGTTACGAGCAAAGCCATAATGCAGCGTTGAGGCAGCGGAAAGCCACGCAAAACTTCCGAACCACCAATTTTTTGGCGCATAGGGACGTGATGGCGAAATGCCCCTTCGACGAATCTTTCACAGAATATGGCTACGAGGATGTGCTGCTTGGCAAGTCTTTCGCCCGGCAGAGAGTTCGTCTTAGCCATACGGACAACCCCATCTTGCTGGCCAGTTTTGAGCCGAACGATGAGTTTCTGGACAAGACGGAGGAGAGTCTGCGCACATTGAGCAAGTTCAAAAGAGAATTGGAAGGCTATTCAAACCTGCTTAATGTGGTTCAGAAAATCCGGAGATACCATTGTATCAGACTGCTGAACCTGTTCTATTCTTTATTTAATAAATCTATAAAGCAACGGTTGAAAAGCAATAAACCGAGCGTTTTCCTGTTTAATACGTATAAACTTATGTACTTTGTGCATTACGATTCACAGAAATTATGA
- a CDS encoding YitT family protein, whose protein sequence is MTFNKQLIRSEASDYIFLTLGLLLYASAFTVFLLPYEIVTGGVTGMSAIVYYATGFKIENTYMIINISLLVVALKILGFKFMMKTIYAIFALYFLLKYAQELMPVDENGEFVKILGDGQEFMSLVVGCCLTGTALAIVFLNNSSTGGTDIIAACVNKYKDVSLGQVLMMVDVCIIGSCMLFPQFGDYVERFHKVVFGLCTMFIECFMLDHVMNLRRQSVQFFIFSRKHEEIADAIMEECDHGITLLDGHGWYTGKEMKVICLLAKRNESQVIFRLIKTIDPNAFVSQSSVIGVYGEGFDQIKVNAKKKAAAVLQKSGETEVYMGED, encoded by the coding sequence ATGACTTTCAACAAACAGTTAATCCGTTCTGAGGCCAGCGACTACATTTTCCTGACGCTCGGTCTCCTGTTGTATGCGTCGGCATTCACGGTGTTTCTGCTCCCTTACGAGATTGTAACGGGCGGCGTAACGGGTATGTCGGCAATCGTTTATTATGCTACCGGCTTCAAAATCGAGAACACGTATATGATCATCAACATATCGTTGCTGGTCGTTGCCTTGAAGATACTCGGTTTCAAGTTTATGATGAAGACCATCTATGCCATCTTCGCACTGTATTTCCTGCTGAAATACGCTCAGGAGCTGATGCCGGTGGACGAGAACGGCGAGTTCGTGAAGATACTTGGCGACGGACAGGAATTTATGTCGCTTGTAGTGGGATGCTGTCTTACGGGTACGGCTCTGGCAATCGTCTTTCTCAACAACAGCAGTACCGGTGGAACGGACATCATTGCAGCCTGTGTGAACAAGTACAAGGACGTTTCGCTCGGTCAGGTGCTGATGATGGTCGATGTCTGTATCATCGGCAGTTGTATGCTTTTCCCTCAGTTCGGCGACTATGTGGAGCGTTTCCATAAGGTGGTGTTCGGTCTCTGTACGATGTTTATCGAGTGCTTTATGCTCGACCACGTGATGAACCTCCGCCGCCAGTCGGTTCAGTTCTTCATATTCTCGCGAAAGCACGAGGAGATTGCCGATGCCATTATGGAGGAATGCGACCACGGAATCACGCTCCTTGACGGACACGGATGGTACACCGGCAAGGAAATGAAGGTAATCTGCCTGTTGGCTAAGCGCAATGAAAGTCAGGTAATCTTCCGTCTCATCAAGACCATCGACCCTAATGCCTTCGTAAGCCAGAGTTCGGTAATAGGTGTTTATGGCGAGGGTTTCGATCAGATCAAGGTGAATGCCAAGAAGAAAGCCGCTGCCGTGTTGCAGAAGAGCGGCGAGACGGAAGTGTATATGGGCGAGGATTAG